In one Bacteroidales bacterium genomic region, the following are encoded:
- a CDS encoding HD domain-containing protein, protein MKNQIIDFDQIVEEQKKLFFQGILSGKTEEEMKQIREAYELAYKAHLPQKRNSGEPYILHPIAVARIIGEELKLGTNSIIAALLHDVVEDTPYTIDQIQEQFGDDVAFLVQAVTKEKKVVYEMSKQLDNFRKMLDSIHFDIRALLIKL, encoded by the coding sequence ATGAAAAATCAAATCATTGATTTTGATCAAATAGTAGAAGAACAAAAAAAATTATTTTTTCAGGGAATCCTATCCGGTAAAACCGAAGAGGAAATGAAACAGATCCGGGAAGCTTACGAACTGGCTTACAAGGCACATCTTCCACAAAAGCGTAACAGCGGAGAACCATATATCCTTCATCCCATTGCAGTTGCGCGTATAATCGGTGAAGAATTAAAACTGGGAACCAATTCTATTATCGCAGCTTTATTACACGATGTTGTTGAAGATACTCCATACACAATAGATCAAATACAGGAACAATTCGGAGATGATGTAGCATTTCTGGTACAGGCTGTCACCAAAGAAAAGAAGGTAGTCTATGAAATGTCAAAGCAACTGGATAATTTCCGGAAAATGCTGGATTCCATTCATTTTGATATCCGTGCATTACTGATCAAATTA